A region of Zootoca vivipara chromosome 15, rZooViv1.1, whole genome shotgun sequence DNA encodes the following proteins:
- the LOC118097277 gene encoding sushi, von Willebrand factor type A, EGF and pentraxin domain-containing protein 1-like, which translates to MAQMILFFLLFFCEFFSGKELEEQIITLFLKKNNPLFPANLDTYWSGTAPICMGGCKGKHKELKKSTCGNGSCCWLGYKSFCRVNCGRPETEFNSVVYGNDWWVGSVVRYSCRPGYLLVGDPASACQSSGRWTPKPTCLRICLRGRIEINERDIDGSCSSTCPHKVYPGAFLNHGCIKISSCVTKQSGWTRWFSRCDFCECDCYVPCGKYTPSECPYFRGTLLDLQKPSRFLISSQNVSLFLRMSLFSLEKF; encoded by the exons ATGGCACAGAtgattctcttcttcctccttttcttctgcgAGTTCTTCTCGGGCAAGGAGTTGGAAG AGCAAATTattacactttttttaaaaaaaaataatcctctTTTTCCAGCAAACTTGGACACTTACTGGTCTGGAACTGCCCCTATCTGCATGGGAGGCTGTAAAGGAAAGCACAAAGAACTGAAGAAAAGCACGTGTGGGAATGGAAGCTGCTGCTGGTTGGGGTACAAATCATTTTGCCGGG TGAACTGCGGGCGACCAGAAACGGAGTTCAATTCGGTGGTCTATGGGAACGACTGGTGGGTCGGGTCAGTGGTGCGCTACAGCTGCCGGCCTGGGTACCTGCTGGTGGGGGATCCTGCTAGCGCCTGCCAATCGAGTGGCCGCTGGACCCCCAAACCTACTTGCCTCA GGATCTGCCTCCGGGGTCGGATTGAGATAAACGAGCGGGACATCGATGGGAGCTGCTCCTCCACCTGTCCCCATAAGGTTTACCCAGGGGCCTTTCTCAATCATGGCTGCATCAAGATCTCCTCCTGCGTCACCAAGCAATCTGGCTGGACCCGATGGTTCTCTCGCTGTGACTTTTGTGAGTGTGATTGCTACGTCCCCTGCGGTAAGTACACACCctctgagtgtccctattttcgagggacactcctggatttacagaagccatcccggtttctgatttcatcccagaatgtctcgcttttccttaggatgtccctattttcattggagaaattttga
- the LOC132591182 gene encoding uncharacterized protein K02A2.6-like, giving the protein MATDSSFSPFKPASGDWEGYAARFNFLLQAKEVTNDAMKRATFFSVCGEETFEIARALLAPRDVATVSYKTIMERLKEHFSPQPSVVACRNAFYAKRQAPGETITGFVTSLRQAARLCNFSELENMLRDRLVGGLRDEMLQRRLYAKKDLTFQIALEEALATEAAERSTQEARPAPPSQPRVYHEDLTDESESDREEVHRVQRRTQAAHTPQQPRREGGNCASCGENHERRTCRFRNAECRQCRKLGHIARVCRARLTRRQASDDRPRSPRSHGTMHQGNSTEITDYQVFQLPHPSTEKIYIEVQIEGAPCRMELDTGSTLSIISARTLRELCPNGGPKLRPAPFTLRDFQKRKVPTMGVGTFRVQYRGRKQQLDLLVVKGPYVSLLGLAWFGPLGLAVTGVNRTSLQVDVDAICKEFPGVFDGALGRYTGPPIALQLDPAVRPIRHKARRVPFALKPRIDEELDRLVEQGVLEPVPNAPWETPIVTPVKPNGSVRICADYKCTINKALTAHAYPVPVVSLVLATLAGSKIFGKLDLAQAYQQLPVDEATAEAQTIVTHRGAFRVKRLQFGVSVAPGIFQNLMDSLLKGIPGVTPFFDDVLIAGPTPEEFEDRLRSVLHRFQTAGLKVKREKCLLGVPQVDFLGFKVDAEGVHPTGDKVRAICEAPAPKSKPELQSFLGLLNFYHAFLPHKAAVAEPLHRLLDKRAPWVWGQRQRAAFQAVKDLLVSNSVLAHFDERLPVVLACDASPYGIGAVLGHQLPDGREVPVAYFSQTLAAAERNYSQIDKEGLAIVKGVKKFHDFLYGRPFTIVTDHKPLLGLFAPEKQTPQVLSPRVLRWSIFLAGYQYALIHRPGKAMGHADALSRLPLPETGPDPAPAQEVMTLELLPDRPIQAQEVAHHSTKDRVISRVLDWVWRGWPSSSPGPEFAGYTNRKHELSAHKGCLLWGSRVVVPQPLRKRVLTALHETHPGVVRMKALARSYVWWPGIDREIEAWVQHCQTCQESRPDPPRAPVQPWESARHPWSRLHVDFAGPFQGKTFFIVVDSYTKWLEVALVPSTSTAAAIRVLRKLFATHGLPDTLVSDNGTAFTSEEFQTFTAQNAIRHIRSAPFHPATNGQAERMVRTTKDSLRRMTQGDWEYRLAAFLLAQHSTPSTTTGRSPAELLMGRRLATRLDRLHPDRAQDEVVVGKGRNPRTFVAQDPVYAKNFGAGPAWVPATVTKVTGPVSYEVLTEGGQCWRRHCDQLRRRFPGGTREESGTEGTQGDSRAVRPVEREGWAEEAEAVGTEGRPEAGRTPEPELQPSGSVAPDQTALAQPAASEHEPEPEPLTKEHPRPQRTRRRPADLGDYECNFPGRTGT; this is encoded by the coding sequence atggcaaccgacagcagcttctcgccattcaaaccagcatcaggagactgggaagggtacgccgcccgtttcaacttcctcctgcaagcgaaagaagtcaccaacgatgccatgaagagggcgacattcttcagcgtctgtggagaggagacgtttgaaatcgcccgggctctccttgcacctagagatgtcgctaccgtctcttacaaaacaataatggaacggctgaaggagcacttctcaccacagccctcggtggtagcttgccgaaatgccttctacgcaaagcggcaagccccgggggaaaccataactgggtttgtgacctccctccgccaagccgcccggttatgcaacttctcagaattggagaacatgcttcgtgaccgcctcgtcggtggcctgagggacgagatgttgcaacgacgcctctacgccaaaaaagacctcacgttccagattgctctggaggaagccctggcaaccgaagccgccgagaggtcaacgcaagaggcacgaccggccccgccatcccaaccgagggtctaccacgaagacctcaccgacgaatccgaatctgacagggaggaagtacaccgagtacagcggcgcactcaagcagcacacacaccacagcagcctcgacgagaaggagggaactgtgcaagctgcggggagaaccacgagaggaggacctgtcgtttccgcaacgcagagtgcaggcagtgcagaaaattgggacacatcgcccgggtgtgtcgggctcgactcacgcgtcgacaagcatcagatgaccgacccaggagccccaggtcacacggcaccatgcaccaaggcaactcgacggagatcacggactaccaggtattccagttgccccatcccagcacagagaaaatttatatagaggtacagatagagggagccccatgccgcatggagctggacacgggttcaactctatccataatctcggcccgaacattaagggaactgtgccctaatgggggtcccaaactaaggccggccccattcaccctccgggacttccagaaacgtaaggtccctactatgggggtggggaccttcagggtgcaatatcgagggcgaaagcaacaattggacttgctggtagttaagggcccctacgttagcttactgggactggcatggtttggacctctggggctagccgttaccggggtgaaccgcactagcttacaagtggacgtggacgccatatgcaaagagtttccaggggttttcgatggggcattgggacgatatacaggaccccccattgccctacagctggaccccgctgtacgacccatcaggcacaaggcccgccgggtcccgttcgccctgaaaccccgcatagacgaggaattggaccggctcgtggagcaaggagtgctggagccggtgcccaacgccccctgggaaactccaattgtcacacccgtcaagcctaacggttcggtccgcatctgtgcagactacaaatgcaccataaacaaggctctcacggcccatgcatacccagtgccagtggtcagccttgtcctcgccaccctggctgggtcaaaaatctttggcaaactggacttggcccaagcgtatcaacagttgcctgtggacgaagccacagcagaggctcagacgattgtgacgcacagaggggcattcagagttaagcggctgcaatttggcgttagcgtggcaccaggcatattccagaatctaatggactctctccttaaagggattcctggcgtcacccccttcttcgatgatgtactgatcgccgggcccacaccagaggaatttgaggaccgcctccgctccgtcctgcaccgtttccagacggcgggcctcaaggtgaagcgggaaaagtgtttactgggagtgccgcaggtggactttctgggatttaaggtggacgcagaaggggtccatccaaccggtgacaaggtacgggccatttgtgaggccccagcgcccaagagcaagcccgaacttcagtcattcttgggactattgaacttttaccatgccttccttccccataaggcagcggtagcggagcccctacacagactcctagataaaagggccccttgggtgtggggccagcgacaaagggccgcattccaggcagtcaaggacttgctcgtctcgaactcggtcttggcacacttcgacgagaggctgccagtggtgctggcatgcgacgcctctccctatggcatcggcgctgtcctgggacaccaactcccggatggaagagaggtgccggtggcatacttctcccagacgcttgctgcagccgaacgaaactactcacagattgacaaggagggtctggcaatcgtgaagggcgtaaaaaaattccatgatttcttgtacgggcggccctttaccatagtgactgaccacaagccgttgcttggcctgtttgcccccgagaagcagaccccccaagtgttgtctccacgtgtcctcaggtggtcaattttccttgccggctaccagtatgcactaatccaccgccctgggaaggcgatgggccacgcagacgccctcagcaggctaccactaccagaaacaggccccgacccagcgcctgcgcaagaggttatgaccctggagctgcttcccgaccgacccattcaggcacaagaagttgcgcaccattccacaaaagatagggtcatctcccgggtcctggactgggtgtggcgaggatggcccagcagcagccccgggccagaattcgctggctacacaaaccgcaaacatgaactgtcggcccacaaggggtgcctgttatggggaagcagggtcgttgttccccagcccctccgcaaaagggtcctcacagccctacacgagacacacccaggggtagtgaggatgaaggcccttgccaggagttatgtgtggtggccggggattgacagagagatagaggcctgggtccaacactgccagacctgccaagaatcccgcccggatcccccaagggccccagtccagccctgggagtccgcccgacatccatggtcacgcttgcacgtggacttcgctggccccttccagggaaaaacattcttcatagtggtggattcctacaccaaatggctggaggtcgcactggtaccatccacttctacggcggcagccatccgggtactacgtaagctgtttgcgacccacgggctccctgacaccctcgtctcggacaatggaaccgcattcacgtcagaggagttccagaccttcacagcgcagaacgccatccgccacatccgctcagcaccattccaccctgccaccaatggccaagcggagcgcatggtgcggaccaccaaggacagcctccgccgcatgacacaaggggactgggaataccgccttgccgcatttcttctagcacagcacagcaccccaagcacaacgacgggccggagcccagctgaattactaatgggccggcgccttgcaactagactggaccgacttcaccccgacagagctcaggatgaggtagtggtggggaaaggcaggaacccccggacatttgtggcccaggacccagtgtatgcaaagaattttggggcaggcccagcatgggtacccgccacagtcaccaaggtgaccggtcccgtgtcgtacgaggtactaacggaaggggggcaatgttggcgccgccactgcgaccagctacggcgacgattcccaggaggaacccgggaggagagcgggacagaggggacccaaggggacagcagggcagtgaggcctgtagagcgagaggggtgggcagaggaagcagaagcagtaggcacagaggggcgccccgaggctggaaggacaccggaaccagagctacaacctagtggttcagtggcgccagaccagacagccctggcacagccagcagcctcggaacacgagccagaaccagaacccctgaccaaggaacaccccaggccacaacgcacacggaggcggccagcagaccttggggactacgaatgcaacttcccgggcaggactggaacttag
- the HINFP gene encoding histone H4 transcription factor encodes MPPGKVGHKEALVLQCEWDICSFVASKMEEFCEHVSKHLQQHLRDKDEDDEVDSLEEYSCLWQECGFCSPESPAELVRHVYFHCYHTKLKQWGLLALQSQSDLTPCQLDFQSRNIIPEIQENFLCLWEYCERAFDNPEWFYRHVEDHSFCTEYKAIGKENHMFFCGWKDCDCAFKGRCKLREHLRSHTQEKVVACPTCGGMFSNNTKFFDHIRRQTALEQQRFQCSHCSKRFATERLLRDHMRNHVNHYKCPLCDMTCPLPSSLRNHIRFRHSEERPFKCNYCDHSCKNLIDLRKHLDTHSKEPAYRCEFESCNFSARSLCSIKLHYKKVHEGDSEPRYKCHVCDKCFTRGNNLTVHLRKKHQFKWPSGHPRFRYKEHEDGYMRLQLVRYESVELTEQLLKDREKQGDVLDDTAQCVVLAGAEGSLQGIILEPSMEEDADVDLQAATSPQGPAQPEADASPDQEASAPSSPIIRVVNRTNERGESETVYYVMANAPSQSRAAVPSGFATDLEENVMDRLQKTAEELGIQIV; translated from the exons ATGCCTCCTGGGAAGGTGGGCCACAAGGAAGCCTTGGTCCTGCAGTGTGAGTGGGACATTTGCAGCTTTGTGGCCTCAAAGATGGAGGAGTTCTGTGAACATGTGTCAAAGCACTTGCAGCAGCATCTCCGGGACAAAGATGAGGATGATGAAGTGGATTCTCTCG AAGAATACTCCTGCCTTTGGCAGGAGTGTGGATTCTGTTCTCCCGAGAGCCCTGCAGAGCTGGTCCGCCATGTTTACTTCCATTGTTACCACACCAAGCTAAAGCAGTGGGGACTACTCGCCTTACAGAGCCAGTCAGACCTAACCCCCTGTCAGTTGGACTTCCAGAGTCGCAACATTATCCCCGAGATCCAAGAGAACTTCCTCTGCCTCTGGGAGTACTGTGAG AGAGCGTTTGATAACCCCGAGTGGTTCTACAGGCATGTGGAAGATCACAGTTTCTGCACAGAGTACAAGGCAATTGGGAAGGAGAACCACATGTTCTTCTGTGGCTGGAAAG ATTGTGACTGCGCCTTCAAAGGCCGGTGTAAGTTGCGCGAACACCTGCGCAGCCACACGCAGGAGAAGGTGGTGGCATGTCCCACCTGCGGCGGGATGTTCTCCAACAACACCAAGTTCTTTGACCACATCCGCCGGCAGACAGCTTTAGAAC AGCAGCGATTCCAGTGCTCCCACTGCTCCAAGAGGTTCGCCACAGAGAGGTTGTTGCGTGATCATATGAGGAATCATG TCAACCACTACAAGTGCCCTCTGTGTGACATGACctgccctctgccctcctccctgcGCAACCACATCCGCTTCCGGCACAGCGAGGAGCGACCCTTCAAGTGCAATTATTGTGACCACAG CTGTAAGAATCTCATTGATCTACGGAAGCACTTGGATACACACAGCAAAGAGCCGGCCTACCGCTGCGAGTTCGAGTCCTGCAACTTCAGCGCCCGGTCCCTCTGCTCCATCAAGCTGCACTACAAGAAGGTTCATGAG GGTGACTCGGAGCCGCGCTACAAGTGCCATGTCTGTGACAAGTGCTTCACTCGTGGGAACAACCTTACTGTGCACCTCAGGAAAAAACACCAATTCAAGTGGCCTTCGGGTCATCCTCGCTTCAG GTACAAGGAACACGAGGACGGCTACatgaggctgcagctggtgcgTTATGAAAGTGTTGAACTGACAGAGCAGCTGCTGAAGGACCGGGAGAAGCAGGGCGATGTCCTGGACGACACAGCCCAGTGTGTGGTGCTGGCGGGGGCCGAGGGCAGCTTGCAGGGCATCATACTGGAGCCATCAATGGAGGAAGACGCTGATGTGGACTTGCAAGCTGCCACGTCCCCCCAGGGGCCTGCTCAGCCAGAGGCTGATGCGTCACCAGACCAAGAAGCAAGTGCTCCGTCCAGCCCCATCATCCGCGTTGTGAACAGGACCAATGAGCGTGGGGAGAGCGAGACTGTATACTACGTCATGGCCAATGCACCTTCTCAGAGCCGGGCAGCTGTGCCTAGTGGGTTTGCCACAGACCTGGAGGAGAACGTCATGGACAGGCTTCAGAAAACAGCTGAGGAACTGGGCATCCAGATTGTGTGA